A genome region from Nitrospirota bacterium includes the following:
- the groES gene encoding co-chaperone GroES — translation MKIRPIADRVLVKRLEEDQKTKGGIIIPDTAKEKPVEGQVVAVGDGKVNDDGKKVGMTVKKGDRIIFSKYAGTEVKLDGEEHLLMREEDILGILEK, via the coding sequence ATGAAGATAAGGCCGATTGCAGATCGTGTACTCGTGAAACGGCTGGAAGAGGATCAGAAAACCAAGGGGGGGATTATCATCCCCGATACGGCGAAAGAGAAGCCGGTGGAGGGCCAGGTGGTGGCCGTCGGTGATGGGAAAGTCAACGACGACGGCAAGAAAGTGGGAATGACGGTGAAAAAAGGCGACCGCATCATCTTCAGCAAGTACGCCGGCACCGAAGTCAAGCTCGATGGCGAGGAGCATCTCCTCATGCGCGAGGAGGACATCCTCGGCATCCTCGAGAAATAA